Proteins encoded by one window of Lycium barbarum isolate Lr01 chromosome 11, ASM1917538v2, whole genome shotgun sequence:
- the LOC132619177 gene encoding disease resistance protein Pik-1-like isoform X1, with the protein MKTKVVVNVSVNGGQSRPSNWKRIFCCLVQDTSCKDKAKTIAATLPGVENVSIEAANNLLTVIGVGIDTVELVNILRKKVGFATVVSVGPADEKKNEDKPADDKKEQPVPGVYCCNNNQVRPMVEVFEIRDSYYYNNSCYPW; encoded by the exons ATGAAG ACAAAGGTGGTTGTTAATGTGTCAGTGAATGGAGGTCAATCTCGTCCAAGTAATTGGAAGCGTATTTTTTGTTGCCTGGTTCAAGACACTTCATGCAAGGATAAGGCCAAGACAATTGCAGCAACTTTACCAG GGGTGGAGAATGTAAGTATAGAAGCAGCAAATAACTTGTTGACAGTGATAGGAGTGGGAATAGACACTGTAGAGCTGGTGAATATACTTAGGAAGAAAGTTGGATTTGCTACTGTTGTGAGTGTTGGTCCAGCGGATGAAAAGAAGAATGAAGACAAACCTGCTGATGACAAGAAAGAACAGCCAGTTCCAGGAGTTTATTGTTGTAATAATAATCAAGTGCGCCCTATGGTTGAGGTGTTTGAAATTAGAGATTCTTACTATTACAACAACTCATGCTATCCTTGGTGA
- the LOC132617398 gene encoding heavy metal-associated isoprenylated plant protein 16-like: MKQKVVIRLYLSGCDQKCRAKAFKKAVSLPGVESAAMTGDEKNQLEVVGEIDAVELTRVLRKSMGQAELVSVGPDKKKEEKKPEAAIVTQLQPTLYCCAYPPQYSQYPVYQVTDSNDFCSIM, translated from the exons ATGAAG CAAAAGGTGGTTATCAGATTATATTTGAGTGGGTGTGATCAGAAATGTCGGGCCAAGGCCTTCAAAAAAGCTGTCTCTCTGCCTG GTGTGGAATCAGCAGCCATGACAGGGGACGAAAAGAACCAATTAGAAGTTGTGGGTGAGATTGACGCCGTGGAACTGACGCGTGTGCTCAGGAAGAGTATGGGGCAGGCGGAACTGGTGAGCGTTGGCCCTgataagaagaaagaagaaaaaaagccCGAAGCAGCTATTGTGACACAGCTGCAACCCACCTTGTATTGCTGTGCCTATCCGCCTCAATACTCTCAATACCCTGTTTACCAAGTTACAGATTCAAATGATTTTTGTTCCATTATGTGA
- the LOC132618005 gene encoding serine/threonine-protein phosphatase 7 long form homolog, with product MEFPRVCVHSGPEVYDVLTLQEKHRSEAVWDGSLRGPTGCLFSRRADTEFWKHVRRHPFYPRILDYFGLCGFRGVIEVGCVSYDWAVITALIERWRPETHTFHLRTGEATITLQDIEVMFGLVVDGYPLNNLNARYIDIGGWQQLIHELTGWAPGLDCFNGVSRLEVHKLIEYIRGLDDITDQTPEIDVQQRVRLYLLWLCGGTIFPDKSGDLLNVDYLLDMRDLRAMSGQAWGAAALSYLYTCLCRASLRKTKDVCGFISLLQVWACERIIPMQPPCRALPPHTALARRWTHRKSHENEARDVLPICRDVLDNLIDGQFVWQPYSEAIINRLPEWCLRGRDIWMAKVPLICGIYRVWHMVDRVLRQFGRKQHILGLCAEIDPFHYKRDKRYAIKVEDQQYFTETDFLWVNHRERLIMAEYETQDPESLSEYFCWYRRHSRTFIGNPAHKVDRGYQHMAGRHEAMALGHQESYRLAQQTIQDPTKSDEVKEIAEMFSHINTESMLLPLWGRC from the exons atggagtttccacgggtatgcgtacattcggggccagaagtgtacgatgtgttaacactccaggagaagcatcgatCAGAGGCTGTGTGGGATGGTTCCTTGAGAGGACCGACCGGATGCCTGTTTTCTCGCCGCGCGGATACTGAATTTTGGAAGCATGTGAGGCGTCATCCTTTTTatcctcgcatccttgactactttggcctgtgtggatttaggggagtaatagaggtaggatgtgtatcatatgattgggcagtcatcactgcacttatagagagatggcgtcctgagacgcacacctttcatctgcgtacaggtgaggcgaccatcacattacaagatatCGAGGTCATGTTTGGCTTGGTTGTTGATGGTTATCCtttgaataatcttaatgctaGATATATAGATATTGGTGGGTGGCAACAATTGATCCATGAGCTTACTGGTTGGGCACCCGGTCtggattgttttaatggtgttagtaggttagaagtacataaattaattgaatatattagaggcttagatgacattacagatcagaccccagaaattgatgtgcaacagcgggttaggttgtacttgctatggCTTTGTGGCGGCACAATATTTCCGGATAAGTCCGGTGACTTACTTAATGTAGATTATTTGCTTGACATGCGTGACCTTAGAGCAATGAGTGGACAAGCTTGGGGAGCGGCtgcattgtcatatttgtatacttgtttatgcCGTGCTTCGTTGAGGAAAAccaaggatgtgtgtggattcatttccttattgcag gtttgggCTTGTGAGCGCATTATACCGATGCAGCCACCATGCAGGGCTCTTCCGCCACACACGGCTCTTGCACGAAGGTGGACTCATCGTAAATCCCACGAAAATGAGGCACGTGATGTTTTACccatatgtagggatgtattggACAACCTAATAGATGGCcag TTTGTGTGGCAGCCTTATTCAGAGGCCATCATCAATAGACTCCCTGAGTGGTGTCTGCGTGGCCGAGATATTTGGATGGCGAAGGTTCCCCTTATTTGTGGGATCTATCGAGTGTGGCACATGGTAGACCGCGTCCTCAGACAGTTTGGTAGGAAGCAGCATATTCTGGGTCTATGTGCTGAGATTGATCCTTTTCATTACAAACGTGACAAGCGGTATGCTATAAAAGTGGAGGATCAACAATATTTTACAGAAACAGACTTTTTGTGGGTAAATCATCGAGAAAGATTAATTATGGCCGAGTATGAAACTCAAGACCCAGAGTCACTATCAgagtatttttgttggtatcgacgtcactcgcgcactttcataggaaatcctgcgcataaagtggatagaggataccaacacatggcaggcaggcatgaggcaatg gctTTAGGACATCAAGAATCATACAGGTTGGCTCAGCAGACTATCCAAGATCCAACCAAGTCTGATGAAGTGAAGGAAATAGCAGAGATGTTTAGCCACATTAATACAGAGTCCATGCTGCTGCCTCTCTGGGGACGATGTTGA
- the LOC132619177 gene encoding uncharacterized protein LOC132619177 isoform X2, producing MEVNLVQVIGSVFFVAWFKTLHARIRPRQLQQLYQDIHGYINNIAGVENVSIEAANNLLTVIGVGIDTVELVNILRKKVGFATVVSVGPADEKKNEDKPADDKKEQPVPGVYCCNNNQVRPMVEVFEIRDSYYYNNSCYPW from the exons ATGGAGGTCAATCTCGTCCAAGTAATTGGAAGCGTATTTTTTGTTGCCTGGTTCAAGACACTTCATGCAAGGATAAGGCCAAGACAATTGCAGCAACTTTACCAG GATATACATGGGTATATAAATAACATTGCAGGGGTGGAGAATGTAAGTATAGAAGCAGCAAATAACTTGTTGACAGTGATAGGAGTGGGAATAGACACTGTAGAGCTGGTGAATATACTTAGGAAGAAAGTTGGATTTGCTACTGTTGTGAGTGTTGGTCCAGCGGATGAAAAGAAGAATGAAGACAAACCTGCTGATGACAAGAAAGAACAGCCAGTTCCAGGAGTTTATTGTTGTAATAATAATCAAGTGCGCCCTATGGTTGAGGTGTTTGAAATTAGAGATTCTTACTATTACAACAACTCATGCTATCCTTGGTGA